A stretch of the Hippoglossus hippoglossus isolate fHipHip1 chromosome 1, fHipHip1.pri, whole genome shotgun sequence genome encodes the following:
- the LOC117768057 gene encoding uncharacterized protein LOC117768057, whose product MDQLHVFIILFVGAVASSQAHISGSVLNLTVSHGGNATLYCDCKSSPGVYIVWYRNCSHVNQPTLVMKTRYPSELLQLNHEYKDDLHPFPRFHLVKNESSESYDLLIMNISDSDEGLYYCGTEQVNTKDGKEKDKYIPTSYGNVTRMILTSFAVLSSLLSSCLVYHFCKRTAKEPEVHEEGSSSSDRMRGNQDGDVCYAALEIRQTTQRPKRKKTQSSDFSTYSDIKTCRL is encoded by the exons ATGGATCAGTTGCATGTCTTCATCATCCTTTTTGTAG GGGCTGTTGCCAGCAGTCAAGCTCATATCTCTGGATCAGTGTTGAATCTGACAGTGAGCCACGGAGGCAACGCCACTCTCTATTGTGACTGCAAAAGTTCCCCTGGAGTTTATATAGTGTGGTACAGGAACTGTTCTCATGTGAACCAGCCAACGCTTGTTATGAAGACAAGATACCCATCTGAACTATTACAGCTAAACCATGAATACAAAGACGATCTGCATCCCTTCCCTCGTTTCCACCTAGTGAAGAATGAGTCCTCTGAATCCTATGACCTGCTGATCATGAACATCAGCGACTCTGATGAGGGTCTCTACTACTGTGGAACAGAACAGGTCAACACAAAGGATGGGAAAGAGAAGGATAAATATATACCTACAAGTTATGGCAATGTCACAAGAATGATTTTAACGT cTTTCGccgttctctcctctctcctgtcgtCTTGTCTGGTTTATCACTTCTGTAAGAGAACAG CTAAAGAACCAGAAGTCCACGAGGAAGGATCTAGTTCCAGTGATCGCATGAGAGGAAATCAG GATGGAGACGTGTGTTACGCTGCACTGGAAATCCGACAGACCACACAGAGaccaaagaggaagaaaacacagagttctGACTTTAGCACATATTCTGACATCAAGACCTGCAGGTTGTAA